From a single Shewanella denitrificans OS217 genomic region:
- the pnp gene encoding polyribonucleotide nucleotidyltransferase, translating to MNPIVKSFEYGQHTVTLETGVIARQADAAVLASMGDTTVLVTVVGKKVADLSRDFFPLTVNYQEKTYAAGKIPGGFFKREGRPSEDETLIARLIDRPIRPLFPNGFKNEVQVIITVVSVDPQIEPDIISMIGTSAALAISGIPFSGPLGAARVGYINGEYLLNPTVDQLATSSLNLVVAGTKAAVLMVESEAKALAEEIMLGAVTYGHDQQQVVVDAIAEFKAEAGKPTWDWTAPVQDQALVAKIKELAEAGMTDAYQIEVKQDRYVQVGVVKAAAKAALVAENPDVDTREVDNLLGSLEKNVVRSRIIAGKPRIDGREPDMIRALNVLAGVLPRTHGSSLFTRGETQALVTCTLGTERDAQKIDSIMGERTNRFMLHYNFPPYSVGETGMVGSPKRREIGHGKLAWRGMNAVMPTAEEFPYSIRVVSEITESNGSSSMASVCGTSLALMDAGVPIKTSVAGIAMGLVKEGDDFVVLSDILGDEDHLGDMDFKVAGTRDGITALQMDIKIEGITKEIMDIALQQAYGARVHILNVMDQAIGTHRGDISAHAPRITTIKINPEKIRDVIGKGGAVIRALTEETGTTIELDDDGTVKIASSNGEATKEAIRRIEEITAEVEVGRVYNGKVIRIVDFGAFINILPGKDGLVHISQISDERVANVSDHLEMNQDVKVKVMEVDRQGRVRLSIKEAQEKVAAE from the coding sequence GTGAATCCAATTGTAAAGAGTTTTGAGTATGGTCAACATACAGTCACCTTAGAAACAGGTGTTATTGCACGTCAAGCAGATGCTGCAGTTTTAGCAAGCATGGGCGATACCACAGTACTAGTTACTGTTGTTGGTAAAAAAGTAGCGGATTTAAGCCGTGACTTCTTCCCGCTAACTGTTAACTATCAAGAAAAAACCTACGCTGCGGGTAAAATTCCTGGCGGTTTCTTCAAACGTGAAGGTCGTCCATCAGAAGATGAAACTCTGATTGCACGTCTTATTGACCGTCCTATTCGTCCTTTATTCCCTAACGGTTTTAAAAACGAAGTTCAAGTTATCATCACTGTGGTTTCTGTTGACCCACAAATCGAGCCAGATATTATTTCGATGATAGGTACTTCTGCGGCCTTAGCTATTTCTGGTATTCCATTCAGCGGCCCACTAGGTGCGGCGCGTGTGGGTTATATCAATGGCGAATACCTACTTAACCCAACAGTTGACCAGCTTGCAACAAGCTCACTTAACTTAGTGGTAGCAGGTACTAAAGCTGCGGTTCTTATGGTTGAATCTGAAGCCAAAGCCCTTGCAGAAGAAATCATGCTAGGCGCGGTAACTTACGGTCACGATCAACAACAAGTGGTTGTCGATGCGATTGCTGAATTTAAAGCAGAAGCTGGCAAGCCAACGTGGGATTGGACTGCACCAGTTCAAGATCAAGCGTTAGTCGCAAAAATCAAAGAGCTTGCAGAAGCTGGCATGACAGATGCGTACCAAATTGAAGTTAAGCAAGACAGATATGTTCAAGTCGGTGTTGTTAAAGCTGCTGCAAAAGCGGCATTAGTTGCTGAAAATCCAGATGTTGATACTCGTGAAGTAGATAACTTATTGGGTAGTCTAGAGAAAAACGTAGTACGTAGCCGCATCATCGCGGGTAAGCCACGTATCGACGGCCGCGAACCAGACATGATCCGTGCGTTGAACGTATTAGCAGGCGTACTGCCACGTACTCACGGTAGTTCATTGTTTACCCGTGGTGAAACTCAGGCATTAGTGACTTGTACGTTAGGTACTGAGCGTGATGCACAGAAGATTGACAGCATCATGGGTGAGCGTACTAACCGCTTCATGCTTCACTATAACTTCCCTCCATACTCTGTTGGTGAAACAGGCATGGTAGGTTCACCTAAGCGCCGCGAAATCGGTCATGGTAAGTTAGCGTGGCGCGGTATGAATGCCGTTATGCCTACAGCTGAAGAATTCCCATACAGCATCCGCGTAGTATCAGAGATTACTGAATCAAATGGTTCAAGCTCTATGGCTTCTGTTTGTGGTACTTCATTAGCATTGATGGATGCCGGCGTACCAATCAAGACTTCTGTTGCTGGTATTGCAATGGGTCTAGTTAAAGAAGGCGACGATTTCGTTGTACTTTCTGACATTCTAGGCGACGAAGATCATTTAGGTGACATGGACTTTAAAGTTGCTGGTACTCGTGATGGTATTACTGCTCTGCAGATGGATATCAAAATCGAAGGCATCACTAAAGAAATCATGGATATCGCACTGCAACAAGCTTATGGCGCACGTGTTCATATCCTAAACGTGATGGACCAAGCGATTGGCACGCATCGTGGCGATATCTCTGCACATGCTCCACGCATCACCACAATCAAGATCAACCCAGAGAAAATCCGTGATGTTATTGGTAAAGGCGGCGCGGTAATTCGTGCACTTACCGAAGAAACTGGCACGACTATCGAGCTTGATGATGACGGTACTGTGAAGATTGCCTCTTCAAACGGTGAAGCGACTAAAGAAGCTATCCGCCGTATCGAAGAAATTACCGCTGAAGTTGAAGTGGGTCGTGTCTACAACGGTAAAGTTATCCGTATCGTAGATTTCGGTGCCTTCATTAACATTCTTCCTGGTAAAGATGGTTTAGTTCACATTTCACAGATCAGTGATGAGCGCGTTGCTAACGTGTCAGATCATCTTGAAATGAACCAAGACGTTAAAGTTAAGGTCATGGAAGTGGATCGTCAAGGCCGCGTAAGATTGTCTATCAAAGAAGCACAAGAGAAAGTGGCTGCTGAATAA
- the nlpI gene encoding lipoprotein NlpI, with protein sequence MEAFFRVKLSALFIVTSVFLSACVSTTPSNSIDDAVDGKVMVAPLVPDYKLEVTLAKLNEILGTMELTREQRARFHYDRGVIYDSVGLRLLGRIDFHQALKLQPDLADAYNFIGIYYTQEGEFESAYEAFDGVLELAPDYDYAFLNRGIALYYGERNQLAVEDMQAFYDRDPSDGYRALWLYLIAESVEKEQAAVQLQGNRQQLNDSAWSSVLVDYYLGKLTKEQVFQAAKVDLTKPREYAERLCEAYFYLAKRAAMNQEYQQAANYYRLTLATNIYDFVEHRYARIELAKMRQHLGE encoded by the coding sequence ATGGAAGCTTTTTTTCGTGTCAAATTAAGTGCACTTTTCATCGTGACGTCAGTGTTCTTGTCAGCTTGCGTATCCACAACACCCTCAAACTCAATCGATGATGCCGTTGACGGCAAAGTCATGGTCGCGCCATTAGTGCCAGATTATAAACTCGAAGTGACCTTGGCTAAGCTCAATGAAATTCTTGGTACCATGGAACTCACTCGAGAGCAAAGAGCGCGCTTTCATTATGATCGCGGCGTAATTTACGACAGTGTTGGTTTGAGGTTACTCGGTCGAATCGATTTTCATCAAGCATTAAAATTACAACCAGATTTAGCGGATGCGTATAATTTTATAGGAATTTATTACACTCAAGAAGGCGAGTTTGAGAGTGCTTATGAGGCGTTCGATGGAGTATTAGAGTTAGCGCCAGATTATGATTATGCTTTTTTAAACCGGGGTATCGCCTTGTATTATGGCGAGCGTAATCAGCTGGCAGTCGAAGACATGCAGGCATTTTATGACAGAGACCCCAGCGACGGTTACCGCGCGTTATGGCTCTATTTAATCGCAGAATCGGTAGAGAAAGAGCAAGCTGCTGTTCAGTTGCAAGGTAACAGACAGCAACTCAATGATTCGGCCTGGTCTAGCGTATTGGTGGATTATTATTTAGGTAAGCTCACCAAGGAGCAGGTATTTCAAGCTGCTAAGGTCGACTTAACTAAACCCAGAGAATACGCTGAACGTCTCTGTGAAGCTTATTTCTATCTGGCAAAACGCGCCGCGATGAATCAAGAGTATCAACAGGCGGCTAATTATTACCGCTTGACCTTAGCGACCAATATCTATGATTTTGTTGAACACAGATATGCGCGCATCGAGCTGGCTAAAATGAGGCAACATTTAGGCGAGTAA